The Chitinophaga niabensis genome segment TAGATCTGTGGAGACACATTCACATTGTTCTTAAAAAACCTCGAGAAATAATATTCATCATCAAACCCCAATTCAAACGCAATCGCCTTCACCGGTTTGGATGTGAGATACAGCTCCCGCTTAGCCTCACTGATGATCCGTTCAGAGATCATACTCGTCAATGTTTTATTGAAATGTGTTTTAGTGATCTTGGCCAGCGCCTTGGCAGAGATATTCAATAGATCTGCATAATCACTCGCCGAATGTTTCTCCTTAAAATTCGCTTCGATAGCATCCTTTAACTTCTGCAATACAAATGGCCCTTCCGGAAGTTCCGCCTGCTCCCTTGCATCACCTGTATACTGAAGCCTTGAACGGGAAGCCGTGATCAGGAAGATCTTCAGGTAGGAGGAGAGTAATTCATGCTGCGCCAATGCTTCTTCTTTCAACTCCTCCCGCATCTGCTCAATGATCAGCAGCAGTTTGGCCGTGTCAGCCGGCTCCAGGTGATGAAAAGGTGGCTGGTAGATATTATTGAACAATATGCCATTACAAGCTACTTCATTATGATGTTTGTAGATACAGAAGAAATCCGGGTGAAAATGGATAAGGAATCCTTTACAATCCTTCATTTCCAACTGAAAGGGTTGATAAAGCGCCAGGCAGATCAACGCATTTTCCTTCACATCATAGCTGGACAATTCTGCGTGTAACTTCGCTTCCCCTTCCGTGATCAGGATCATGCTGTAATAGCTCATCCTCTGGAGTTCCTGCAAATGAGGACTGTCTTCCAGCCTGACCACTTTAAAAGCCAGGTGCTTCGATAGCTGATTGATTAGCGTATAAGTATGTGCGGGCATCATGGCAATATTACGTTATTTAAACTTTCGTTCCTCCGCTGAGATCGCAAGATCATTGATACTGGCAAAACGTTTGCGCATTAATCCTTCTTCATCAAATTCCCATAGCTCGTTGCCATAACTGCGGAACCATTGCCCGGCGTTATCGTGCCATTCATATTCAAAACGAACGGCCATCCTGTTTTCCCGGAATCCCCAGAGTTCTTTCTTCAGGCGGTAGTCCAGTTCCTTTTCCCATTTCTTTTGCAGGAAAGCCTTTACCGCTGAGCGTCCGTTGATGAATTCCGTTCTGTTGCGCCATTCCGTATCTAAAGAATAAGCAAGACTTACCTTTTCAGGATCTTTGCTGTTCCAGGCATCTTCTGCCAGTTGTACCTTCTGCAGGGCGGTTTCGTAAGTAAAAGGAGGTTTGATCATATGGTGGTATTTTTAGTTTAATTCAGGAGCAGGAGGGAAGTCGATAGGTACTTCCGTAAGATTATGGAGGTAGTTAAGGGCTGTTTTGTCAGCAATCAAAAGGAGCAGGTCTACCAGGTTTCCTTTGTTGTAACCTGCTTCGAAGAATGCTTCCAGGTTAGCGGGTGCTGCATGGCCTTTATTTTCCGTAAGGTCCTTTGCCAGTTGCACCAGGGCATGCATTTTAGGGATAGTACTTTGGCCTTTGCGAAGCAGGAGTATTTCTTCTTCCGAAAAACCATTCAGCTTACCCAGCATGGTATGGGCGCTCAGGCAATATTGGCAACCGTTCACCTGGCTCACCGCAAGGTTTACGGCTTCTTTTTCTTTATTGGAAAGGGAAGTAGGGGCATTCTGAAAAGCCAGGAACCTGCTTAATCCATTTTCGGAATAGGCGAGGGTGGCATACAGGTTAGGCACCATGCCCAATACTTTTTTGAGGGTATCAAAGCTTTGCTGACTGCTTGCGGATACTTCTTCTCTAACAGGAACTTTAAAAGTTGTCATTGTTTTTTGTTTTTGATAACACAAAGTTGCCCCGAAAACAGCTGCAGGAAAATGGAGAAATGACGCAAGGGGATGGACGATTTTTCCTGGATTACGGTACCCGGGGAATTGTCATGTTTAATATTTATTTTAAAAACATAGTGCAGTTAATAAAAACTTTTATTAAGTTTGGTCATTCTTATAAATATTTGAAATAAGCCAAACTTATAGATATATGAAGCAACCAAACTGGAAGCCGTTATTGTTCACCTGTACAATAGCTGCATTAGGCCTACAGGCACAGGCACAGCAGGAATTGAAGCCCGAATTGCAACAGGCTGTTTTGAAGACCCGCCAGGGCAGTATTGTAGAATTACCGGATTTCCTGACGGAGAAGATCCAGAACATCGGCTACCAGAAAGTGGTGCTGCCTGGCCCTCAACATGTGATCTCCGATGACCCCGAATACATCCGGGTACCGGAAGCCATTGCATTACAGGAGCCTGTACAGCCGGGAGCGGTGAGGTTATACGTATATAATGTGAATGGTGTAAAAGAACCAGCCAAAATAGATCGCAGGATCACGGCTGTTATTAAGAACAATGGGACTGCAGACATGCACATCCGCATGTTAAAATACTCTTCCCAGAAACCCAGTACCAATTATTACCAGATCGGCAAACAGGGGCTGGCAGACTATTTTGCTTCCACTCCCCAAAACCTGATCCGCACGGTAAAGCCCGGCCAGTCTATTGCCATCGACGAAAAACTGGAAAAGTATATAGCGAAGTACGATGAGCTGGTGCATGGTTTCTATGAATTCACCATAGATCAACCCGGAGAGATCAGCATTATTCAGACGGACCTTAATACTTCAGGTCCTAAAGCACTGAGCCGCATTAAAACCATCCTTCCGCCAAAGGGGCATAGTGGTGCAGGCCGTGGGGTATTTGGAGTAAGTAATTACCGGATTATCACAGACAGTGTGTACGATACAAAAGAAGGGGTGAAAGAGATCATCGTAGCGGATGGAGATAATGATCCGTGGGTATTAGGGAAAGAAAAGAACACACCTGGTGTTGCTACATTGGCAGGTAACTATGGTGTGATCTATAATATTGAAATGAAGTGGAAGAGTACAGGTGGTAAAGGCCTTGCCCTGGTAACCTGGAATTCCCGCAGCGGCAATAACCAATGGTGCGGCGGAATGGCCAATACCATGGTAGTGAGTGAAGGTAAATTCAAAGAAGGCATCATCCAGCTCCCCAGCGATCGCCTGGTAACCAAAGCAGCTCCTGAAGCCATTCTTATCCAGGTGTTCAAACCAGCAGCCAATGGTGAAGAACAAACGATCCGTTTAACCTATTCACCCCCCGGAGCCTCCTGTTTGCCAACACCATTGATCTTCATTCCCGTTGATCTGAAATAGGTGTATTATTTGATACACCTCCTGATAAAACCAAAGAACCCGCCCCACAGTAGTGGTGCGGGTTTCTTTTTTTTGAAGGTAAGAGTTCTTCTCCTGCAAAAAAGTACATTATAAAAGAACCCCCCTCGCACAAAAAAAACAACCCATCCCCGCATAAGCAGGAATGGGCCTTTTTCTTTGGGGCTAATTAAAGAACGAAGAACTAAGCAAGTAAAATACCTTCCGTTAACGAAGCCTGCACATCTTTCAATCTCTCCGGAGACAACTCCTCCTCCGCAAGCGTCATAAAAACACCAAACGCTTCAGCAGGTGCATTATTCTTCACACCATTCAACCACCCGATAACCTCTTCATTATTGATCCCGCGCATCATCCAACGGCTCATAGCCATTAAGGTATCTGGCGGTACAGAAGCAACCAGCGCATGATCTATCCGGAAGATCTCTTCATCCGTATAATGTTCCCACAACACCTGGTTGAACAACAACTCCTCCTTGTTCATATGATAGAGATTGAACGCAATGAAAGAATTGAAGTCATACAGCATATGCAATCCCGCTTTTCTTTTCGCGTCTGCATCCTGCGCTATCAGCCAATCCCTGATATGTTTCCCCAGGCTCAGAGAAAGGGAACGATCTGTTGCATGCTCACTTTCCAGCTCCTCCACCAGCAACCGCGCATGTTTACGGATAGCCGGCAGGATATACTCATCCTCGTGATCTGCATGTTTATCGAAAAAGGCCAATACCTTCTCCAGTTGCTGAATAGTAGGAACAACCTGCTCTTCCTGTGAAAAATCTGTCTGCTGGATACGGAGCGCAGTATCATACAGCATTGCCCTGAGGCCCTTGTGGATCTGATTGAAAATGTTAAAACGGGATTGTTGCATGGTACGTTCTTATTTTATGATTTCTGACGGAATACAAATCCTTCCAGGATAATATCAATGGTTTTACCGGTTTTGAAGATCCTGTATTTGGTAGGATAATAACCTTCCTTTTGGAATTTAGCCGGTACCTTGATCGCCTTCTCGAAATTGTTCTGTGCTTCCACGAACGTTTTGGTGATCATCGGCTCATAGAACAATACCTTCCCTTTGAAACTACCCACGATAAAGGTTTCCGTAAACGGCGCCGGGTTTTGAGGATTCAGCTCAGGAGAGGTAACATCCACCCAGTGCCTTCCCATTTTGGGCTCACCACCCGGAGGAGCAAAGTAATCCGGGTGAAAATAATCAGCAGCCGGAGCATTGTCGAAATCCGCAGGGGCCTGCGCATAAGTAGGGATCGCATCTACATAAGCTTCAGGTTCCATGTAATAGTGAAAATCAAAATGCGCCGCTCCATATACATTCAACGGCTCGTGACCATTAGGATTCCAGTTCACAACAACATGATCAAAGGGGGTAAGGCCTTTTTGAGAAGGCAGTTTCAAAGTGAATGCACTTTCATGTGCATGGCCTTCTCCACCCTGGGGAAGATTCACCAATGCAGAAGGAGTGATGGAAATACCAAGCGCTTGTGGTTTCTGCTGTGCATCCAGCTTTATCCAGGCCCAGGCCTTACCGTTTCCCATGTTTACTTCCGGTCCGTTAAAGAGGTCTTTGGATTTTTCGGGGTCCTTTTTACAGGCAACAAACATCAGCATGGCAAGAGAAAGCGTGCTAATTACGATTCTTTTCATAATTGAATTTTGGGGTGAATTGTTTGATTTTTTATTACACCGCAAAGCTTCAAATATTATCGCCGGGAGGAAAGCGATGAATGGATTAACTGTTATTTTTTATGCTTGAAACAACATTATGATAAACTAAAGCCCTTAATTCTTCCTTCGGGTAATTGTACAATAAAAGTGGAGCCACTGCCATTCATGCTCTTCACCTGCAAATGTCCACCATTCTGTATCGCAAATTCATGGCAGAGCATCAACCCAAGCCCGCTGCCTCTTTCCCCGCTGGTTCCGTAACCCGGTTTGGCCTGGAAAGAAAACAACTGGTTCAGTTTTTCAGGAGGGATGCCTATTCCTTCATCCGTTACCTGGATATGTATCATGCCGCTGGCGGAATTAACACTGAAATAGATCTTCCCGCCGGGGTGACTGAACTTAATGGCATTGCTCAGCAGGTTCCGGAGGATCACCGCCACCTGGTCTTTATCTGCATACACAGCAATTGAGTCTGCCAGTTTGATATCGATCGTTAATCTTTTCTCTTCAATACCCGATTCAAAGAATTGCAATACTTCTGCTGTGAGGGGAGCGAGGTTGAAGTTTTCCGGTTGGGCACGGATGCCTTTCATTTGCCCTGCACTCCATCGCAAAAGGTTATCAAGTGTGCCTCCGAGTTGCCCTACTTTTTTATGTAGTTCTATGGCCGCCTCGCGCATATCTGTTTCTCCGTATTCTCCTTTCTGGAACATGTCCAGCAAAAGTTCCAGCGTAGCTAACGGACCCCGTATATCATGTGCGATGATGGAAAACAATTTCTCCTTATCACGGTTCATAGCTGCCAGCGCCTGCCGCTGATTTTCCTTTTCCTGCTGATAATCCGCATGCACCTGTTTATAATAGGTAAGGGCCAGGATAATGAAAGTAAGTGCACAAACCACATTACCCCATAACCGTCTGTCCGGTACAGGCAGCTCCGGTTCCCATTTATAAGGAGGAAACAAAATAATTATCATGCAGGCGATGATCAGCGCGGAAAGGCTGATCACGATCCATTTATTGTCATATACCAGGATCGTAATGATCAGGATGTTCATGAGAAAGAACTCCGTACCATTATGATAGAAAAATCCGGAAAGTGTATAAAGGATAATGCTGTATATAATGAGTAAAAGGCGCGCGCTTAAGTATAATTGCCGCTTGTGAAGGAAGAGTACGGTGAGGCTGCCTGCCGCATTCAGCACATTGATGACACTGAGCGGATACCTGCCCTGGAGTATATTGATCAGGGCAAACATAAGCATCATAGGGATCCAGGGTACCGCCAGGAGATTGAGTAACTTCGTTCGCCTGGCCTCAATAAAAGGCATGCCGGGATGGATACCGATGTTTAGGATTTGTGAAAAATTATTGGTGATAGTCTTCTGGACACGGTTAAAGGGATGTTCAGACATAGGCAGCAAAGATAATGATCAAAATAAATGATTTCCCAACGCCCTCCTTAATAATAACATAACATTAGAACCTTTTCTTTGCTTCTTTATTGTTTAATTATGCTCTTATTACGAATTGTTTTAACGGGTCTGTTACTGTTCCCTGCCGCACTCCGGCTGCCGGCACAGGAAGAGAAGACCTTCATCATCCACCAATCCATTCAGGCCAGGCCATCTGCCGACTCTTCTTTCCTGGCACTGAAAGATGCATATGGCAAAGCAATGGAAAAGGGGGACATGACGGCCGCAGCCCTTCATCTCCGCCAGATGGGACAATTCTGTTACCACCTGGGCCATTACCCACAGGCCCTGGACTATCATTTGCAGGCCGGTAAACTTTTCAAGCAGCAGGGGAAGGAAATGTTGCTCGCAGAAAACCTCAACGATATCGGTACCTTATATTATTATAACCGCCAACCCTCCCTGGCCCGGGAACAATACAACGAAGCATTCAATATATATAATAAAGCACAGCAGAAGAACGGGATCGCTTTTACTTACGGCAAGATAGGCCACCTGTATGAAAAGCAGCAGCTGTACGACAGTGCTTTCTACTATCAGCGGCTGGCCCTGGACCAGTACCACCAGATCGATAATCACACCGGCATGGCCAAGATATACGAGAATTTAGGGAGCATCCACGAGGACCAGGAGCAGTACGATTCTGCCACCCTGTATTTCCGCGAGGCCCTTGCCCTCAACCAGCAGAACGGGGATTCCATTGCCTGCCTGGAGATCTACAATAACCTGGGGGATGTGTTCCGCAAAACCGGTCGCTACCAGGAAGGCTTACAGCAAACCCGGAATGCCCTGGCACTTGCCCTGCGTGTAAATGAGCAATACCAGATCTGCAGCGCCTATCGGGATATAGCTAAATCTTATAATCTGATGGGCAATAACGACAGTGCCTATCATTACCTGGAGCTCAGCCGCTATCACCTCCTGCAGATCTATTCCCAGGAAAACGGCCGCCAGGTGGCCCTGCTGCAAACCATGTACGATATAGAAAAGAAAAATAACGAAATTGCCGGCCTCCGTAATACCCGTAACATTATCGGCGCCATCGTAATTGTAGGGGTCCTGCTGGTGATCATGGCTATGCTCATTATCAGCCGTCAGCGGCTCAAGATCCATAATGCTGCCCTGGCAGAATTTAACCTCAAGCAGGAACTGGAGCTCCGCTCAAAAGAACTCAGTACCCATACCCTCCATATTATACAGAAGAACCAATTGCTGGAAGAGCTTCACCAGAAACTGGATGATATGGTGAAGGAAGACCGCCGCGATCAGAAGAAACAATTGAAACAATTGCAATCGCAGATCAACCAGAACTTTAATCATGATCAGCATTGGGATGAATTCCGGGGAATTTTTGAACAGGTACACCAGTCCTTCTTCGACAAACTCCGGGAATACTGCGAAAACCTCACGGCCAATGATCTCCGCCTGGTGGCATTACTAAAAATGAACCTCGCTTCCGGAGACATTGCCACCCTGCTCGGCATTTCTATGGACAGTTTAAGGGTAGTGCGCTACCGTCTCCGTAAAAAACTGAACCTGCCGCAGGGAGAAAGCCTGTCGGTTTTTATACAGTCGCTCTAGTGGTAACGTTAACTTAACAGGCATTTTGTAACGCCTGTTACCGTTGATAACCAATTCTTTAGTGTCCTGCTGTTACCGCTTTGTTCACGCTCCTGAAATGCCTGTTTCCTTTTTGTTCACGGTGAGGATTTGATTTTAGGCTGCCCCGGCGGGCATATTTGTGGAGTCGAAAAAAGACTTACCGAATGAAAAAACTTTTATCCGCAATTATCTTTTCCTGCTTAAGCATAGCATCCTATGCGCAGGGTACCGGTCTTGTTACCGGGCACGTATTAGATAAGAACCAGCAGCTGAACCTGCCCGGGGCTACCTTGAAATTGAAACCCGGTAATCACTACACCGTATCTAATCAACAGGGACGGTTTGAATTCCTGGGTGTACCTGCCGGTACCTACACCCTGGAGATCACTTACATCGGTTACGAAAAAGCTTCGCAGGAAATAACAGTGGCGGCAGGTAAAAATGTGGAAGTGAACTTTAAACTGGATGCAGGAGGTATTGTAGGGAAAGAAGTGATCATCCTGGGCGACCGCTTAAGAGGTCAGGCTAAAGCCCTGAACCAGCAAAAGAACAATCCCAATGTTACCAACATCGTATCTGCAGATCAGATCGGCCGTTTCCCGGATGCGAACGTGGGAGATGCTATCAAACGTATTCCCGGTATTACCATGCAGAACGACCAGGGAGAAGCCCGCGATATCATCATCCGCGGATTGGCTCCGGAACTGAATTCTGTGACCCTCAACGGAGACCGTATCCCTTCCGCTGAAGGAGATAACCGCCGGGTGCAACTGGACCTGATCCCTTCCGATATGGTGCAGACCATTGAAGTGAATAAAACCCTCACCCCGGATATGGATGCGGACGCTATTGGCGGTTCTGTAAACCTGGTGACCCGTGCCGCACCAAACGGCCCGCGCATTTCAGCTACCCTGTCCGGAGGTTTGAACCCTATTCGTAACAAACCACTGTATACCGGCTCGCTGGTATTGGGCAACCGTTTCTTCCAGAACAAACTGGGTGCCGTACTGAGTGCATCCTACAATAATAATGACTACGGTTCTGATAACGTGGAAGCAGTATGGGCTAAAGACGACATGGATAAGATCTATACAGAAGAGGTCCAGATCCGTCAGTACAACGTACAACGCATTCGCAGAAGCCTTTCCGCTGCGCTGGATTATAAGTTCAATCCCAGGAACACTGTCTATGCCAATGCCATGTACAACTGGCACTACGACCGCGAGAACCGTTACGCGCTGAGCATTGAGGATATTGAACCGGAATATGATGCCAACGACCAGCTCACAGGTTATGTAGGTTCTTTATCCCGCGAAACAAAAGGCGGTATCGGTAGCAACCGTGGCAAAAGCAGAAGGCTGGAAGAACGTAAGGTACAGAACTACTCCCTGAGAGGAGAACATTTACTGGGAAGTAAAGTGGACCTCGACTGGGGGGCCAGTTATTCTTCTGCTGTAGAGAATACACCTGACGAGCGCTACATTTCTTACGAAGCAGAAGATGTACCTGTAACGCTCAACCTCTCTGATTTCCGATTCCCCCTGGCCACCAGCAATGTTGGTAACTCGGATTTTGAGTTTAATTCCGTAACAGAGAATTCTGATTATACCCGTGAAAATGAACTGGGCCTGAAACTGAACATCCGTTTCCCTTTAAGCATCCTGCCGCAGCAAAAAGGACGCATGCGTATTGGTGCCCGCTTACGCCTGAAAGATAAAAAACGTGATAACGTATTCTATGAATACGAACCCACTACTGATCTTGGCGATCTTTCTACTATGCCTACCATCTCCTTTGATGGCAAAGGTTTTGCACCGGGTGCTAAATATCAGCCAGGTTCCTTTATCGTGAATACCTACCTGGGGGGCTTGCAGTTAAACAATTCATCTTTGTTCGATAAAGAAGCAGATCCTTCAGAATATCTCGCAGAGAATTTCAGCGCTAAAGAAACCATCACTGCAGGTTATGTTCGCTGGGACCAGGACCTCACTTCCAAACTTTCCCTCATTGCTGGTGTACGTTTGGAAAATACCAGCATCGATTATAAGGGTAATATCGTAGAGGAAGAAGAAGACCTCGAAGGTGTGCGGAGTGTAAAGAACAGCTACCTGAACGTATTGCCGGGCCTTACTTTCAAATACAACGCTACCAATGAACTGGTGCTGCGCCTCGCTGCCACCACTTCCATTGCCCGTCCCAACTACTACGATATTGCTCCCTACATCAGCAGCATTGTGGAAGATGAAGAGCTGAGCGCAGGTAACCCTAACCTGAAAGCTGCCTATGCCTGGAACTTCGACCTCATGTCCGAATATTATTTCAAATCCGTAGGGATCCTTTCTGCCGGTGTGTTTTACAAGAACATCAGCGACTTCATTTACACCTACAGCGATCAGCAATATTCAACAGAGAAGTTCGCCACCGATTTTCCCGGCCAGAAGAATCCTGTACCAACCGGTGAACGCTGGACTTATAAACAAGCGAGGAATGGTGACAACGTGAAAGTGTATGGTTTTGAAGTAGCATTGCAACGCCAGCTGTACAAAGGGCTGGGTATCTATCTGAACTACACCTTCACTAGATCAAAAGCAGATGGTATGTACAACGGGGATGGCGAAAAGCGCGATGGCGCTACTTTCCCCGGTACAGCACCACATATGTTCAATGCTTCCCTTTCTTATGAAAACAAACGTTTCTCTGCCAGGTTATCCGGCAACTATGCAGCGGCTTACCTAAATG includes the following:
- a CDS encoding helix-turn-helix domain-containing protein; translated protein: MMPAHTYTLINQLSKHLAFKVVRLEDSPHLQELQRMSYYSMILITEGEAKLHAELSSYDVKENALICLALYQPFQLEMKDCKGFLIHFHPDFFCIYKHHNEVACNGILFNNIYQPPFHHLEPADTAKLLLIIEQMREELKEEALAQHELLSSYLKIFLITASRSRLQYTGDAREQAELPEGPFVLQKLKDAIEANFKEKHSASDYADLLNISAKALAKITKTHFNKTLTSMISERIISEAKRELYLTSKPVKAIAFELGFDDEYYFSRFFKNNVNVSPQIYRSQVGFARAEGGLN
- a CDS encoding nuclear transport factor 2 family protein, with amino-acid sequence MIKPPFTYETALQKVQLAEDAWNSKDPEKVSLAYSLDTEWRNRTEFINGRSAVKAFLQKKWEKELDYRLKKELWGFRENRMAVRFEYEWHDNAGQWFRSYGNELWEFDEEGLMRKRFASINDLAISAEERKFK
- a CDS encoding carboxymuconolactone decarboxylase family protein → MTTFKVPVREEVSASSQQSFDTLKKVLGMVPNLYATLAYSENGLSRFLAFQNAPTSLSNKEKEAVNLAVSQVNGCQYCLSAHTMLGKLNGFSEEEILLLRKGQSTIPKMHALVQLAKDLTENKGHAAPANLEAFFEAGYNKGNLVDLLLLIADKTALNYLHNLTEVPIDFPPAPELN
- a CDS encoding copper amine oxidase, coding for MKQPNWKPLLFTCTIAALGLQAQAQQELKPELQQAVLKTRQGSIVELPDFLTEKIQNIGYQKVVLPGPQHVISDDPEYIRVPEAIALQEPVQPGAVRLYVYNVNGVKEPAKIDRRITAVIKNNGTADMHIRMLKYSSQKPSTNYYQIGKQGLADYFASTPQNLIRTVKPGQSIAIDEKLEKYIAKYDELVHGFYEFTIDQPGEISIIQTDLNTSGPKALSRIKTILPPKGHSGAGRGVFGVSNYRIITDSVYDTKEGVKEIIVADGDNDPWVLGKEKNTPGVATLAGNYGVIYNIEMKWKSTGGKGLALVTWNSRSGNNQWCGGMANTMVVSEGKFKEGIIQLPSDRLVTKAAPEAILIQVFKPAANGEEQTIRLTYSPPGASCLPTPLIFIPVDLK
- a CDS encoding hemerythrin domain-containing protein; the protein is MQQSRFNIFNQIHKGLRAMLYDTALRIQQTDFSQEEQVVPTIQQLEKVLAFFDKHADHEDEYILPAIRKHARLLVEELESEHATDRSLSLSLGKHIRDWLIAQDADAKRKAGLHMLYDFNSFIAFNLYHMNKEELLFNQVLWEHYTDEEIFRIDHALVASVPPDTLMAMSRWMMRGINNEEVIGWLNGVKNNAPAEAFGVFMTLAEEELSPERLKDVQASLTEGILLA
- a CDS encoding DUF5602 domain-containing protein translates to MKRIVISTLSLAMLMFVACKKDPEKSKDLFNGPEVNMGNGKAWAWIKLDAQQKPQALGISITPSALVNLPQGGEGHAHESAFTLKLPSQKGLTPFDHVVVNWNPNGHEPLNVYGAAHFDFHYYMEPEAYVDAIPTYAQAPADFDNAPAADYFHPDYFAPPGGEPKMGRHWVDVTSPELNPQNPAPFTETFIVGSFKGKVLFYEPMITKTFVEAQNNFEKAIKVPAKFQKEGYYPTKYRIFKTGKTIDIILEGFVFRQKS
- a CDS encoding sensor histidine kinase — encoded protein: MPFIEARRTKLLNLLAVPWIPMMLMFALINILQGRYPLSVINVLNAAGSLTVLFLHKRQLYLSARLLLIIYSIILYTLSGFFYHNGTEFFLMNILIITILVYDNKWIVISLSALIIACMIIILFPPYKWEPELPVPDRRLWGNVVCALTFIILALTYYKQVHADYQQEKENQRQALAAMNRDKEKLFSIIAHDIRGPLATLELLLDMFQKGEYGETDMREAAIELHKKVGQLGGTLDNLLRWSAGQMKGIRAQPENFNLAPLTAEVLQFFESGIEEKRLTIDIKLADSIAVYADKDQVAVILRNLLSNAIKFSHPGGKIYFSVNSASGMIHIQVTDEGIGIPPEKLNQLFSFQAKPGYGTSGERGSGLGLMLCHEFAIQNGGHLQVKSMNGSGSTFIVQLPEGRIKGFSLS
- a CDS encoding tetratricopeptide repeat protein, producing the protein MLLLRIVLTGLLLFPAALRLPAQEEKTFIIHQSIQARPSADSSFLALKDAYGKAMEKGDMTAAALHLRQMGQFCYHLGHYPQALDYHLQAGKLFKQQGKEMLLAENLNDIGTLYYYNRQPSLAREQYNEAFNIYNKAQQKNGIAFTYGKIGHLYEKQQLYDSAFYYQRLALDQYHQIDNHTGMAKIYENLGSIHEDQEQYDSATLYFREALALNQQNGDSIACLEIYNNLGDVFRKTGRYQEGLQQTRNALALALRVNEQYQICSAYRDIAKSYNLMGNNDSAYHYLELSRYHLLQIYSQENGRQVALLQTMYDIEKKNNEIAGLRNTRNIIGAIVIVGVLLVIMAMLIISRQRLKIHNAALAEFNLKQELELRSKELSTHTLHIIQKNQLLEELHQKLDDMVKEDRRDQKKQLKQLQSQINQNFNHDQHWDEFRGIFEQVHQSFFDKLREYCENLTANDLRLVALLKMNLASGDIATLLGISMDSLRVVRYRLRKKLNLPQGESLSVFIQSL
- a CDS encoding TonB-dependent receptor, whose amino-acid sequence is MKKLLSAIIFSCLSIASYAQGTGLVTGHVLDKNQQLNLPGATLKLKPGNHYTVSNQQGRFEFLGVPAGTYTLEITYIGYEKASQEITVAAGKNVEVNFKLDAGGIVGKEVIILGDRLRGQAKALNQQKNNPNVTNIVSADQIGRFPDANVGDAIKRIPGITMQNDQGEARDIIIRGLAPELNSVTLNGDRIPSAEGDNRRVQLDLIPSDMVQTIEVNKTLTPDMDADAIGGSVNLVTRAAPNGPRISATLSGGLNPIRNKPLYTGSLVLGNRFFQNKLGAVLSASYNNNDYGSDNVEAVWAKDDMDKIYTEEVQIRQYNVQRIRRSLSAALDYKFNPRNTVYANAMYNWHYDRENRYALSIEDIEPEYDANDQLTGYVGSLSRETKGGIGSNRGKSRRLEERKVQNYSLRGEHLLGSKVDLDWGASYSSAVENTPDERYISYEAEDVPVTLNLSDFRFPLATSNVGNSDFEFNSVTENSDYTRENELGLKLNIRFPLSILPQQKGRMRIGARLRLKDKKRDNVFYEYEPTTDLGDLSTMPTISFDGKGFAPGAKYQPGSFIVNTYLGGLQLNNSSLFDKEADPSEYLAENFSAKETITAGYVRWDQDLTSKLSLIAGVRLENTSIDYKGNIVEEEEDLEGVRSVKNSYLNVLPGLTFKYNATNELVLRLAATTSIARPNYYDIAPYISSIVEDEELSAGNPNLKAAYAWNFDLMSEYYFKSVGILSAGVFYKNISDFIYTYSDQQYSTEKFATDFPGQKNPVPTGERWTYKQARNGDNVKVYGFEVALQRQLYKGLGIYLNYTFTRSKADGMYNGDGEKRDGATFPGTAPHMFNASLSYENKRFSARLSGNYAAAYLNELGGNEFDDVYYDKQFFLDANASYKITKQLRVFAEANNLTNQPLRYYQGASDRTMQMEYYRPRYNFGFKFDL